In the Magnetospira sp. QH-2 genome, one interval contains:
- the alaS gene encoding alanine--tRNA ligase, with protein sequence MQTANDIRRTFLEFFHKNGHEIVDSSPLVPLNDPTLMFTNAGMVQFKNVFTGNESRPYSTATTSQKCVRAGGKHNDLENVGRTARHHTFFEMLGNFSFGDYFKDRAIELAWNLVTKEYGLPAEKLLVTVYAEDDQAFDLWKKIAGLSDSKIIRIPTSDNFWAMGDTGPCGPCSEIFYDHGDHIPGGPPGSPDEDGDRFIEIWNLVFMQYEQITADDRQDLPRPSIDTGMGLERIAALLQGTHDNYNVDLLRALIEASAEASNTDPDGDHKISHRVIADHLRACSFLIADGVLPSNEGRGYVLRRIMRRAMRHAHMMGATDPLLWRLVPALTAKMGQAFPELNRAQPLIEETMKLEETRFKKLLDRGLGLLDEETRGMETGAELSGEVAFKLYDTYGFPLDLTQDALKPRGIAVDEAGFDSAMERQKAEARAAWSGSGDAATDKIWFETREEIGATEFLGYKNESAEGVVTALVVDGARVTVAEVGTEVAIVVNQTPFYGESGGQMGDHGVIELAGGGRVQVTDCQKKLGDMHVHMGTVAEGRVAVGDDVRLTVDAVRRAALRANHSATHLLHEALRRRLGDHVTQKGSMVSGDRLRFDVSHPKPVANEEMAEVESWVNDQVRRNADVVTRLMTPDEAIEQGAMALFGEKYGDEVRVVSMGADADGSVYSTELCGGTHVRRTGDIGLFKVVSEGAVAAGVRRVEALTGAAAVAHMEEQEALLLQTAALLRVAPGDVAGRVETLVEDRRRLEKEITDLRKKLATGGASGGGGGDSKDVGGIAFAPRLLDGVPAKELKGMADEVKKQIGSGVVALVAANDGKASLVVAVSDDLTGKISAVDLVRAGSAAVGGKGGGGRPDMAQAGGPDGSKGGEALAAIEAALAAT encoded by the coding sequence ATGCAGACCGCCAACGATATCCGCCGCACGTTCCTTGAGTTCTTTCATAAGAACGGTCACGAGATCGTCGACTCCAGCCCCCTTGTGCCGCTCAACGATCCAACGTTGATGTTCACCAACGCGGGCATGGTACAGTTCAAGAATGTGTTCACCGGCAATGAATCCCGGCCCTATTCCACGGCGACCACCTCGCAGAAATGCGTGCGGGCCGGGGGCAAGCATAACGATCTGGAAAATGTCGGGCGCACGGCCCGCCACCATACCTTCTTCGAGATGCTGGGCAATTTCTCCTTTGGTGACTATTTCAAGGACCGGGCCATCGAACTGGCCTGGAATCTGGTGACCAAGGAATATGGCCTGCCCGCTGAAAAGCTGTTGGTCACGGTCTATGCCGAGGATGATCAGGCCTTCGACCTGTGGAAGAAGATCGCCGGGCTATCGGACAGCAAGATCATCCGTATTCCCACTTCCGACAACTTCTGGGCCATGGGTGATACCGGCCCTTGCGGCCCCTGTTCCGAGATTTTTTACGATCACGGCGATCATATTCCCGGGGGGCCTCCCGGTTCGCCGGACGAGGACGGCGACCGATTCATCGAAATCTGGAATCTGGTGTTCATGCAGTACGAACAGATCACGGCGGACGACCGTCAGGATCTGCCGCGTCCCTCCATCGACACCGGCATGGGTCTGGAGCGCATCGCCGCCTTGCTTCAAGGCACCCACGACAATTACAATGTGGACCTGCTACGGGCCTTGATAGAGGCCTCGGCGGAAGCCTCGAACACCGACCCCGACGGGGATCACAAGATTTCCCACCGGGTCATTGCCGATCATCTGCGGGCCTGTTCGTTTCTCATCGCCGATGGGGTGCTGCCCTCCAACGAGGGGCGCGGCTATGTATTGCGCCGGATCATGCGGCGGGCCATGCGTCATGCCCACATGATGGGCGCGACCGACCCGTTGCTATGGCGTCTGGTTCCGGCCCTGACCGCCAAAATGGGCCAGGCCTTTCCGGAACTGAACAGGGCGCAGCCGTTGATCGAAGAGACCATGAAGTTGGAGGAAACCCGCTTTAAGAAGTTGCTCGATCGCGGCCTCGGCCTGCTGGACGAGGAAACCAGGGGCATGGAGACGGGCGCCGAACTGTCCGGCGAGGTCGCTTTCAAGCTCTATGATACCTATGGCTTCCCTCTGGATCTGACTCAGGACGCCCTCAAGCCGCGCGGTATCGCCGTGGACGAGGCCGGATTCGATTCGGCCATGGAAAGGCAAAAAGCCGAAGCCCGTGCTGCCTGGTCAGGCTCCGGTGATGCCGCCACCGACAAGATCTGGTTCGAGACCCGCGAGGAAATCGGTGCCACCGAGTTCCTGGGCTATAAGAATGAAAGCGCCGAAGGCGTGGTTACCGCGCTGGTGGTGGATGGCGCCCGAGTGACGGTGGCCGAAGTCGGAACCGAGGTGGCCATCGTGGTCAACCAAACGCCCTTTTATGGCGAATCCGGCGGCCAGATGGGCGATCATGGGGTGATCGAGTTGGCCGGTGGTGGCCGCGTGCAGGTCACCGATTGCCAGAAAAAGCTCGGCGATATGCATGTGCATATGGGCACTGTCGCGGAAGGCCGGGTGGCGGTGGGCGATGATGTGCGTCTGACGGTGGATGCGGTCCGTCGTGCCGCTTTGCGGGCCAATCATTCGGCGACCCATCTGTTGCACGAGGCCCTTCGCCGCCGTCTGGGCGATCATGTGACCCAGAAAGGCTCCATGGTGTCCGGCGATCGATTGCGCTTCGATGTCAGCCATCCCAAACCGGTGGCCAACGAGGAAATGGCCGAGGTGGAGAGCTGGGTCAATGATCAGGTACGCCGCAATGCCGACGTGGTGACCCGCCTGATGACCCCCGATGAAGCCATTGAGCAGGGTGCCATGGCGCTGTTTGGCGAGAAATATGGCGACGAGGTTCGCGTTGTTTCCATGGGCGCCGACGCCGATGGCTCTGTCTATTCGACGGAACTCTGCGGCGGTACTCATGTGCGCCGTACGGGGGATATCGGCCTGTTCAAGGTGGTTTCCGAGGGCGCCGTGGCCGCCGGGGTGCGCCGGGTGGAGGCGCTGACCGGCGCGGCCGCTGTGGCCCATATGGAAGAACAAGAAGCCCTGTTGCTGCAAACCGCCGCTTTGTTGAGAGTGGCGCCAGGCGATGTGGCGGGCCGCGTCGAGACCCTGGTCGAGGACCGGCGGCGCTTGGAAAAGGAAATCACTGACCTGCGCAAGAAGCTGGCCACGGGCGGGGCGTCCGGGGGCGGCGGCGGCGACAGCAAGGATGTGGGCGGCATTGCCTTTGCCCCGCGCCTGTTGGATGGGGTCCCGGCCAAGGAACTCAAGGGTATGGCCGACGAGGTGAAGAAGCAGATCGGTTCCGGCGTGGTGGCCCTGGTGGCCGCCAATGACGGCAAGGCATCCCTGGTGGTCGCGGTTAGTGACGACCTGACTGGCAAGATCAGTGCCGTGGATCTGGTGCGCGCCGGATCGGCGGCGGTGGGCGGCAAGGGCGGTGGCGGTCGCCCGGATATGGCCCAGGCGGGCGGGCCCGACGGATCCAAGGGAGGCGAAGCTTTGGCGGCTATCGAAGCCGCCCTGGCCGCAACCTGA
- the recA gene encoding recombinase RecA produces the protein MSQTALRLVDKDTMDRNKALEAAVAQIERSFGKGSIMKLGQRQSAVDIESISTGSLGLDIALGIGGLPKGRVVEIYGPESSGKTTLALHVVAESQKAGGTCAFVDAEHAMDPGYARKLGVNLDDLLISQPDAGEQALEIADTLVRSGAVDVLVIDSVAALVPRAELEGEMGDTHVGLQARLMSQALRKLTASVARSNTLIIFINQIRMKIGVMFGNPETTTGGNALKFYASVRLEIRRTGQIKDRDEVVGNSTRVKVVKNKVAPPFKQAEFDIMYGEGFSKNGELLDLGVKAGIVEKSGSWFSYGDQRIGQGRENAKGFLRDNPEIADEVETAIRQSAGILSEAMMAGPGEMDADKETDEPPAAE, from the coding sequence ATGAGTCAGACAGCACTTCGCCTGGTGGATAAGGATACTATGGATAGAAATAAGGCATTGGAGGCCGCCGTCGCTCAGATTGAGCGGTCGTTCGGCAAGGGGTCGATCATGAAGCTCGGCCAGCGGCAAAGCGCGGTGGATATCGAGTCCATTTCGACCGGTTCACTGGGGCTGGATATCGCTTTGGGTATTGGCGGCTTGCCCAAAGGGCGGGTGGTCGAGATCTATGGGCCGGAAAGCTCTGGCAAAACGACCCTGGCCCTGCATGTGGTGGCCGAGTCGCAAAAGGCTGGCGGTACCTGTGCTTTTGTCGATGCGGAACATGCCATGGATCCGGGCTATGCGCGCAAATTGGGCGTGAATCTGGATGACCTGCTGATTTCCCAGCCGGATGCCGGGGAACAGGCGCTGGAGATCGCCGATACCCTGGTGCGTTCCGGTGCCGTGGACGTGTTGGTGATCGATTCTGTGGCTGCCTTGGTGCCCCGGGCGGAATTGGAAGGCGAGATGGGCGATACCCATGTGGGTTTGCAGGCCCGCCTGATGAGTCAGGCGTTGCGCAAGTTGACCGCCTCGGTGGCGCGCTCCAATACCCTGATCATCTTCATCAACCAGATCCGCATGAAGATCGGCGTGATGTTCGGCAATCCGGAAACCACCACCGGCGGCAATGCTTTGAAATTCTACGCCTCGGTTCGCCTGGAAATCCGCCGCACCGGCCAAATCAAGGACCGGGACGAAGTGGTGGGCAACTCAACCCGGGTCAAGGTGGTCAAGAACAAGGTCGCGCCACCGTTCAAGCAGGCCGAGTTCGACATCATGTATGGCGAAGGCTTCTCCAAAAACGGCGAACTGCTGGACCTGGGCGTCAAGGCGGGAATCGTCGAGAAATCCGGCTCCTGGTTCTCCTACGGCGATCAACGCATTGGCCAGGGCCGCGAGAATGCCAAGGGCTTCCTGCGCGACAATCCGGAAATCGCCGACGAGGTCGAAACCGCCATCCGCCAGTCGGCGGGCATCCTGTCGGAAGCCATGATGGCCGGTCCGGGCGAGATGGATGCCGACAAAGAGACCGACGAGCCTCCGGCGGCGGAGTAG
- a CDS encoding PAS domain-containing sensor histidine kinase: MNVVRKDGGNGLEQNGGEEAKTYPWLEVTPEVVAKDKAPSLWPWTLGFMILGLAAAAVLLYPEPILEQAGYEPSARNTWMAAAIPGVLAFGLLARILVLVSAGPVSDPSRPSPSDLLLAAAEAEREGWGVVDPEGRILHANLAFEQLFPSSRPEDEDDPDVPMDTVAERLAADATSLAAFNRLAEGIDEGRAGETEMRVRAPGGAVEGRRLTVTPLPPESGFPGYALWRVAPVRERPAPPVELDTEDSGARALRRDLLDNLPVGVFSIGDDGRFRYVNSTMADWLGRPVRTLLEDPSGLAGYISEESLGQRSYDGEQGEGQHGEVTLQGATGDRFQIYLHQSSREAEDGNFVYSRSVALKDLVPRGSLQAKTVEASDDEEAGFAFRHLREGQRWLFLDAPVGIVLIDHGGQVLDCNRAFRRLIGLHREAVVGWPLSDRIVREDQGDMAAQLSKLVMGTMKATHFEVRMPGLNEREVSAAVYASQMVDAEGDPMGAVLHFIDTTEQKVLEQQFNQSQKMQAVGQLAGGVAHDFNNLLTAMIGFCDLLLTRHGPGDASFKDIMQIKQNANRATDLVRQLLAFSRRQTLQPRLMNINDGLSELSKMLRRLLGETIELVLEPSVAPALVRVDPGQFDQVVVNLVVNARDAMPGGGNLIIRTKTVDFDEPVARGHEIMPAGPYVVVEVVDTGTGITKEDVGRIFEPFFSTKEVGKGTGLGLSTVYGIVCQTAGFIFVDSAQGEGTSFIIYLPRFEPETEDEQQLLEAPVAGSGVPLRRRMVEVEEADLSGVGRVLLVEDEEAVRLFGARALSLKGYDVLEAADGEQALEIVQGLDEPLDMIISDVVMPGMDGQTLIKLVRHEMPSVKTILISGYAEDAIPEEIGRDPSIHFLPKPFSLKQLAAKVKDVMEGPAAD; encoded by the coding sequence GTGAATGTGGTCCGCAAGGACGGGGGAAACGGTTTGGAGCAGAACGGCGGGGAAGAGGCAAAGACCTACCCCTGGTTGGAAGTGACACCCGAGGTGGTCGCTAAGGACAAAGCCCCGTCCCTATGGCCTTGGACCCTGGGGTTCATGATCTTGGGGTTGGCCGCGGCGGCGGTGCTGTTATATCCAGAACCCATTCTGGAGCAGGCGGGATACGAGCCCTCCGCGCGCAATACCTGGATGGCGGCGGCTATCCCCGGTGTGCTGGCCTTTGGGCTGTTGGCCCGAATCCTGGTGCTTGTGTCGGCCGGTCCTGTCTCCGACCCGTCTCGACCGTCGCCATCGGATCTTTTGCTGGCGGCCGCGGAGGCTGAGCGCGAAGGCTGGGGAGTGGTCGATCCGGAAGGGCGGATCTTGCATGCCAATTTGGCTTTCGAGCAATTGTTCCCCAGCAGCCGTCCCGAGGATGAAGATGATCCGGACGTTCCCATGGACACCGTGGCCGAAAGACTGGCTGCCGATGCCACATCGCTGGCCGCCTTCAATCGTCTGGCCGAAGGGATCGATGAAGGCCGGGCCGGGGAAACGGAAATGCGGGTGCGCGCGCCGGGCGGTGCCGTCGAAGGGCGACGACTGACAGTGACTCCTTTGCCGCCCGAGAGCGGTTTTCCGGGCTACGCCTTGTGGCGGGTTGCCCCCGTGCGGGAACGCCCAGCGCCGCCGGTTGAACTGGATACTGAAGACAGCGGCGCCCGAGCCCTGCGCCGAGACCTTTTGGACAATCTGCCGGTGGGGGTGTTTTCCATCGGCGATGATGGACGATTCCGCTACGTGAATTCCACCATGGCCGACTGGCTGGGGCGGCCGGTGCGGACGTTGTTGGAGGACCCCTCTGGCCTGGCGGGCTATATCTCCGAAGAATCCCTGGGGCAGCGCAGCTACGATGGCGAGCAAGGCGAAGGTCAGCATGGCGAAGTAACCCTGCAAGGTGCCACGGGTGACCGGTTCCAGATTTATCTGCATCAATCCAGCCGGGAGGCCGAGGACGGCAACTTCGTCTACAGCCGGTCGGTCGCTTTGAAGGATCTGGTGCCGCGCGGGTCCTTGCAGGCCAAAACCGTGGAAGCCAGCGACGACGAGGAAGCGGGTTTCGCTTTCCGCCATCTGCGCGAGGGTCAGCGGTGGCTGTTTCTGGATGCGCCGGTGGGCATTGTGCTCATTGATCACGGTGGACAGGTGCTCGACTGTAACCGGGCATTCCGCCGGTTGATCGGCCTGCATCGCGAGGCGGTGGTGGGCTGGCCTTTGTCGGATCGGATTGTTCGCGAGGACCAAGGCGACATGGCCGCGCAACTCTCCAAGCTGGTCATGGGAACCATGAAGGCGACCCATTTCGAAGTGCGCATGCCCGGCCTCAACGAACGGGAGGTTTCCGCGGCGGTCTATGCCAGCCAGATGGTCGATGCCGAGGGGGATCCTATGGGCGCGGTGCTGCATTTCATCGACACCACCGAGCAAAAAGTTCTGGAACAACAATTCAACCAGTCTCAGAAAATGCAGGCCGTTGGCCAGTTGGCCGGGGGCGTGGCGCATGATTTCAACAATTTGCTCACCGCCATGATCGGCTTCTGCGACTTGCTGCTGACCCGTCATGGGCCCGGCGATGCGTCGTTCAAAGACATCATGCAAATCAAACAAAACGCCAATCGGGCCACGGATCTGGTGCGTCAGCTGCTGGCGTTCTCCCGTCGTCAGACCTTGCAGCCCCGGCTGATGAACATCAACGACGGCCTGTCGGAACTGTCCAAGATGCTGCGGCGTCTGTTGGGCGAGACCATCGAGCTGGTGTTGGAACCCAGCGTGGCGCCGGCTCTGGTGCGGGTTGATCCGGGGCAGTTCGATCAGGTGGTGGTCAATTTGGTGGTCAATGCCCGCGACGCCATGCCCGGCGGCGGCAATCTGATCATCCGTACCAAGACGGTGGACTTCGACGAACCGGTGGCGCGCGGCCATGAGATCATGCCCGCCGGGCCCTATGTGGTGGTGGAAGTGGTGGATACCGGGACCGGTATCACCAAGGAAGATGTTGGGCGGATCTTCGAGCCGTTCTTCTCCACCAAGGAAGTGGGCAAGGGGACCGGCCTGGGACTCTCCACGGTCTATGGCATCGTTTGTCAGACCGCCGGGTTCATCTTTGTCGATTCAGCGCAAGGGGAGGGAACCTCCTTTATCATCTACCTGCCTCGTTTCGAGCCGGAAACCGAAGACGAACAACAACTGCTCGAAGCGCCTGTCGCCGGGTCCGGCGTGCCCCTGCGCCGCCGCATGGTGGAAGTGGAGGAAGCCGACCTGAGCGGGGTCGGACGGGTGTTACTGGTGGAGGATGAAGAAGCGGTGCGGTTGTTCGGGGCTCGGGCACTGAGCCTCAAGGGCTATGATGTGCTCGAAGCCGCCGACGGGGAGCAGGCATTGGAGATCGTCCAGGGACTGGACGAACCTTTGGATATGATTATCTCCGATGTGGTGATGCCGGGCATGGATGGTCAGACTCTGATCAAGCTGGTCCGCCACGAAATGCCGTCGGTCAAAACCATTCTCATTTCCGGCTATGCGGAAGACGCCATCCCCGAGGAAATCGGGCGCGACCCGAGCATTCACTTCCTGCCCAAGCCCTTCAGCCTCAAACAGCTGGCAGCCAAGGTCAAGGATGTGATGGAAGGCCCGGCGGCCGATTGA
- the flhB gene encoding flagellar biosynthesis protein FlhB: MAEDDSEKSEEPTDRKLSRAREEGQTASSQEIKSWGILAAGTLLMMTVAPGMFDDIKEVLRKFIESSSSIPLDFPHIHLMLVRTGQEVVGAVWPLFIILVLVALAVNLVQTGLIWAPKKIQPKLSTISPIAGFKRLFSLKAVMELVKGVFKIGVVTFVSVIFVVPMVTDMAVIPSMPLPILLDRLKELALTMLGATVVVTAVIAALDYTFQRWSYLKGLRMSQQEVKDEHKQTEGDPKVKSKIRSLRMQRARERMMAAVPQADVVITNPTHYSVAMKYDMEDMAAPVVVAKGIDEVALRIREVAEENDVPLIENAPLAQALYATVELDEEVPPEHYKAVAEVIGYVMRMKGAQPAAASAEGPVS; encoded by the coding sequence ATGGCCGAAGACGACTCAGAAAAATCAGAAGAACCGACAGACCGAAAACTCAGTCGGGCCCGCGAAGAAGGCCAAACCGCATCGTCCCAGGAAATCAAAAGCTGGGGCATTTTGGCGGCCGGAACCCTATTGATGATGACCGTCGCCCCGGGCATGTTCGACGACATTAAGGAGGTCTTGCGGAAGTTCATCGAATCCTCTTCCAGCATTCCCCTTGATTTCCCCCATATCCATTTGATGCTGGTGCGCACGGGTCAGGAAGTCGTGGGAGCCGTTTGGCCGCTTTTCATCATTCTGGTTCTGGTTGCCTTGGCCGTGAATCTCGTCCAAACCGGTTTGATTTGGGCGCCGAAGAAGATCCAACCGAAGCTCAGCACCATTTCCCCCATCGCCGGGTTCAAGCGATTGTTCTCTTTGAAGGCGGTAATGGAACTGGTCAAGGGCGTGTTCAAGATCGGGGTGGTGACATTCGTATCGGTCATTTTCGTCGTGCCCATGGTGACCGATATGGCAGTCATTCCTTCCATGCCGTTGCCCATTCTATTGGACCGCCTGAAAGAACTGGCATTGACCATGCTTGGGGCGACGGTCGTGGTGACGGCTGTTATCGCGGCTCTGGACTATACTTTTCAGCGCTGGTCTTACCTGAAGGGGCTGCGCATGTCGCAGCAGGAGGTCAAAGACGAGCACAAACAGACCGAAGGCGATCCCAAGGTCAAATCCAAGATTCGCAGTCTGCGCATGCAGCGGGCGCGGGAACGAATGATGGCTGCGGTGCCGCAGGCAGACGTGGTGATTACCAACCCGACTCATTATTCGGTGGCCATGAAATACGATATGGAAGATATGGCCGCCCCCGTGGTGGTGGCCAAGGGAATCGACGAAGTTGCCTTGCGTATCAGGGAGGTAGCCGAGGAAAACGATGTGCCCTTGATAGAAAACGCGCCTTTGGCCCAGGCCCTGTATGCCACCGTGGAATTGGATGAGGAAGTGCCGCCCGAACATTACAAGGCTGTGGCTGAAGTTATCGGATATGTTATGAGAATGAAGGGAGCCCAGCCTGCGGCAGCGTCGGCGGAGGGACCTGTATCGTGA
- a CDS encoding flagellar biosynthetic protein FliR, which translates to MLDVLISLNIFHFFMVAARIGGAIMLFPGFSATYVPMRVRVLVTLMISLVVVFSVSDLLPPLPNRPGEMFRLLGIELLAGVFMGVMSRIIIGALQTAGTIVSLTSAMANAFTMDAVTAEQGAIVTSFLMTVAMTLIFVTDLHHLMLIAVVDSYTLFLPGVTPSVGDMANLVTDKVAEAFVLGVRLAGPYLVLSITYNLGLGLMTRLMPSLPVFFVAMPLQLLGSIFLMMVVLPGIMLVYLPEFQATFTAFMEP; encoded by the coding sequence ATGCTCGACGTTCTAATATCTCTTAATATCTTTCATTTCTTCATGGTTGCGGCCCGCATTGGCGGCGCGATCATGTTATTCCCCGGCTTTAGTGCCACCTATGTGCCCATGCGTGTGCGGGTTCTGGTCACATTGATGATCAGTCTGGTGGTGGTTTTCTCGGTCTCGGATCTACTGCCACCGCTGCCCAATCGCCCCGGAGAGATGTTTCGGCTGTTGGGAATCGAATTGCTGGCGGGGGTTTTCATGGGGGTAATGTCCCGGATCATCATCGGCGCGTTGCAGACAGCGGGCACGATTGTCTCGCTGACGTCGGCCATGGCCAATGCCTTTACCATGGATGCGGTTACGGCAGAGCAGGGCGCCATCGTGACCAGTTTCCTGATGACCGTGGCCATGACCTTGATCTTCGTGACGGATTTGCACCATTTGATGCTGATTGCGGTCGTCGATAGCTATACGCTGTTTCTGCCAGGAGTGACCCCATCGGTTGGCGATATGGCCAATTTGGTTACCGACAAGGTCGCCGAGGCCTTTGTGCTTGGCGTGCGATTGGCGGGGCCTTATTTGGTGCTCAGTATCACCTATAACCTGGGGCTTGGGTTGATGACCCGCTTGATGCCGTCCTTGCCGGTGTTCTTTGTCGCCATGCCGCTGCAATTGTTGGGGTCGATCTTCTTGATGATGGTCGTGTTGCCGGGAATTATGCTGGTTTATCTGCCGGAGTTTCAGGCAACCTTCACCGCCTTTATGGAGCCATAA
- the fliQ gene encoding flagellar biosynthesis protein FliQ codes for MTQTAVLELGRDSMYVIFKLALPIMLAGMGIGLVIALFQALTSLQEMTLTFVPKIVVIFAALVMFLPFMMTTMIEFGNKIFDIIISL; via the coding sequence GTGACCCAAACTGCTGTCCTGGAACTGGGTCGGGACTCCATGTACGTGATCTTCAAACTGGCGCTGCCCATTATGCTGGCGGGCATGGGCATCGGGTTGGTGATTGCTCTGTTTCAGGCACTGACCTCTTTGCAGGAAATGACCCTGACATTCGTGCCGAAGATTGTCGTGATTTTTGCAGCCTTGGTCATGTTTTTGCCGTTCATGATGACCACCATGATCGAGTTCGGGAACAAGATTTTCGATATCATTATCTCGCTATAG
- the fliE gene encoding flagellar hook-basal body complex protein FliE, whose amino-acid sequence MPIDPTAMSNAISAYGNKAQSIRDAAPASGGSAAEMGQDDFSSLVKSAIREAVHESKQTEQLSVAAAFNKADVNQVVTAVAEAEVTLKTVVSVRDKMVEAYKEILRTPM is encoded by the coding sequence ATGCCGATCGATCCCACCGCCATGAGCAATGCCATCAGCGCATACGGTAACAAGGCTCAGTCCATCCGCGACGCCGCGCCTGCGAGCGGGGGCTCCGCTGCTGAAATGGGGCAGGATGACTTTTCATCCTTGGTCAAGAGTGCCATTCGCGAGGCGGTGCATGAAAGCAAACAGACGGAACAACTGTCTGTCGCCGCGGCTTTTAACAAGGCTGATGTCAATCAGGTGGTGACGGCAGTTGCCGAGGCCGAAGTGACCCTGAAGACCGTTGTTTCGGTACGCGACAAGATGGTCGAGGCCTACAAGGAAATCCTTCGGACGCCCATGTAG
- the flgC gene encoding flagellar basal body rod protein FlgC, producing the protein MADDLLKSMNISAAGMKAQGTRLRVVSENVANVNSHGTHPGDEPYRRKLVTFKNELDRDMNAHMVQVDRIHEDRGEFKLKYDPQHPAADENGYHKVPNVNTLIEMMDMREAQRSYDANLNVIKSSRRMLNNTLDILR; encoded by the coding sequence ATGGCGGATGATCTCCTCAAATCCATGAATATATCCGCGGCAGGCATGAAAGCCCAAGGCACGCGGCTGCGGGTGGTGTCGGAAAACGTCGCGAACGTCAACTCCCATGGGACTCATCCTGGCGACGAACCCTATCGTCGCAAACTGGTCACGTTCAAGAACGAACTCGACAGGGATATGAACGCCCACATGGTGCAGGTGGATCGGATCCACGAGGACCGTGGGGAATTCAAATTGAAGTACGATCCGCAGCATCCGGCAGCCGATGAGAATGGCTACCACAAGGTGCCGAACGTCAATACCTTAATTGAAATGATGGACATGCGCGAAGCGCAACGGTCATACGACGCCAATCTGAACGTCATTAAGTCGTCGCGCCGCATGTTGAACAACACACTAGATATTCTCCGCTAG
- the flgB gene encoding flagellar basal body rod protein FlgB, whose protein sequence is MADVTLGLNGITTFKALKERMKWAASRQSLLSQNIANADTPEYRPKDLKPMEFEDMVRNKLQITPVQQTNSNHMQGTLGSSRYRAEEQQPYETSPDGNQVLLEEQMMKMGQNQFTQKMSSQLYRKHLMMIKTAAGKGG, encoded by the coding sequence ATGGCGGACGTCACCCTTGGATTGAACGGGATAACGACCTTCAAGGCCTTGAAGGAGCGCATGAAATGGGCTGCCAGTCGGCAATCTTTGCTGTCGCAGAACATTGCCAATGCGGACACGCCCGAATATCGTCCCAAAGACCTCAAGCCCATGGAATTCGAGGACATGGTGCGCAACAAGTTGCAGATCACGCCGGTGCAGCAGACCAATTCCAACCATATGCAGGGTACTTTGGGAAGCAGCCGTTACCGCGCCGAAGAGCAGCAGCCCTATGAAACCTCGCCAGACGGCAACCAGGTTCTGCTCGAAGAGCAGATGATGAAGATGGGGCAAAACCAATTCACGCAAAAAATGTCGTCGCAGCTGTATCGCAAGCATCTGATGATGATTAAGACGGCAGCAGGCAAGGGTGGTTGA